The following coding sequences are from one Prosthecobacter sp. window:
- a CDS encoding tetratricopeptide repeat protein: MIAPRFAWLCLGLILSIAAVAADAPKPAPVQTTPKLKILNKQIAANAEDAKAYSNRGYTLALLGRKEEARADLQRALVLDGKAPMRNRVGWAYFNLGDYAEAVREFEAAAKLSGHEAHYDYYSLVLGYWGTGDTQRALENYDLAVQRDPRLGENKTLHERTLEWTPLEQRAMHETYVLWSKAWKR, from the coding sequence ATGATTGCTCCTCGTTTTGCCTGGCTTTGTCTGGGCCTGATCCTGTCCATCGCCGCCGTGGCGGCGGATGCTCCGAAACCCGCGCCGGTGCAGACGACGCCGAAGCTGAAGATTCTCAACAAGCAGATCGCGGCGAATGCGGAGGATGCGAAGGCGTATTCCAACCGGGGCTACACGCTGGCGCTGCTGGGCCGCAAGGAGGAGGCGCGCGCCGACCTGCAACGGGCGCTGGTGCTCGACGGCAAGGCGCCGATGCGCAATCGCGTGGGCTGGGCGTATTTCAATCTGGGCGATTACGCGGAAGCGGTGCGCGAGTTTGAGGCGGCGGCGAAACTCAGCGGGCATGAGGCGCACTACGACTACTACTCGCTGGTGCTGGGCTACTGGGGCACGGGGGACACGCAGCGCGCGCTGGAAAACTACGATCTCGCGGTGCAACGCGATCCACGCCTGGGTGAGAACAAGACCCTGCACGAACGCACGCTCGAATGGACGCCGCTGGAACAGCGCGCGATGCACGAGACGTACGTGCTGTGGAGCAAGGCGTGGAAGAGGTGA